In Labeo rohita strain BAU-BD-2019 chromosome 4, IGBB_LRoh.1.0, whole genome shotgun sequence, the DNA window AAACTGTTCCATCATGgatgaaacacaaacatctgGAGATGAAGATTACTTTCCAGGATTCAGGTATTTTGAGTAACACATATGTTATAtgttgttatgttatgttatagaaaaaaagttttttttctttttcctcaaGTTTTTATATTGGAAACAATAATACCATAAAGACTCTTTGAcagtttcttctttctttttttataaaaatataaaaaatatacattctgTTTTAGTGCAGTTCATCAGAAAAGATCAGAACcagagtccagctgtgtgtctatgaagagtgaccAGTCTATGGATCCACCAATGACATTTAAGAGTGGAGATTCACAGCCTCGTTTGAAGTATAACATTTGTATAAAAACATGATTAGCCTATAGcatgacattttatattattataaaaaatattaaaacattttacattattttatataaacagtgTATTGGTAAAGTGCTCTTTAAATTGAATTtggtaataataaattaatagttaatttgttgcaaacgGTTAATTAAAAGATTAGCTTTAATCTCTCCCTGTTTTTAGTTCAGTTCAGCAGAAAAGATCAGAAGCAGAGTCCAGCTGTGAGTTTATGAGGAGTGACACATCTATGGTTTGTCAAGAACAATTCAAGGGTGGAGATTCACAGCCTGGTCTCGGGTATAACATTTCTTAAAGAGATATGATCTAAAGATATGGTTCAGAATACATAAGACATTGTGCCTTTTAACTCATGTAATgagtaatgtaatgtaatgtaaatgtggtattttaattttacagtcaTGAAGTCCTCAACACATTTAAATCAAATCTGAAGAAGAAGTTTGAGTGTCTGTATGAGGGAACAGAAATGCAGGGAAACCCAACACTCctgaatgagatctacacagagctctacatcacagagagtgagagtggagagatcagtaatgagcatgaggtgagacagattgagacacaATCCAGGAGAACAGCAACAGAGGACACAGCCATCAAATGCAAAGACATTTTTAGACCTTTACCTGGACAAGACAAAGccatcagaactgtgctgacaaagggagtcgctggcattggaaaaacagtctctgtgcagaagttcatcctggactgggctgaagggaaagagaatcaggacgtccagctcatatttccacttcctttcagagAAATCAACTTGATGAAGGGCAAAACACTCAGTCTTTCAGGTCTTCTTCATGTCTTTTTCCCTGAAAcaaaagaaatagaaatatcCAGTAATGGATATAAagtgttgttcatctttgatggtctggatgaatgTCATCCTCCCTTATATTTTCAAAGAAATAAGATTCTACGGGATGCAAACAAAGAGACATCAGTGGACGTGCTGCTGACAAACCTGATTGTGGggaatctgcttccctctgctctcatctggatcacctccagaccagcagcagctgatctcGTCCCCTCTGAGTGTGTCCATCGAGTGACAGAGGTACGAGGCTTTAATGATccacagaaggaggaatacttcaggaagagaatcagtgatcagAGTCTGGCCAATACAATCATCTCACACCTGAAGTCATCAAGGAGCctctacatcatgtgccacatcccagtgttctgctggatctcagccactgtTCTAGAGAAGATGTTGAGTCGAGCAGATAGTGGAgagattcccaagactctcactcaaatgtacacacacttcctgatccTTCAGACCAACATCAAACATGAGAAGGACTATGAGAAGAAGGTGACAGATGAAGACATGATCCTCAAACTGGGGAAACTGGCTTTTCAGCAGCTTGTGAAAGGCAACCTGATCTTCTATGAGGAAGACCTGAGAGAGTGTGGCATTGATGAgacagaagcatcagtgtactcagggttgtgcactcagatcttcagagaggagTTTGTCTTGTATCAGGGGAAAGTCTTCAGCTTTGTTCATCTCAGCATTCAGGAACACCTAGCAGCTCTATATGCACATCTGTCATGTACAATCAACAACATATATGTGTTTGACCAAACCAAACAAAGGCTGCTGCATAAGACTTTTAACCAGAAGAAATATAGTTCATTATCTGAGCTGCATCAGAGAGCTGTGGATGAAGATTTACAGAATGAGAATGGCCATCTGAACCTTTTCCTGCGTTTCCTTCTGGGTCTTTCAATAATGTCTAATCAGACTCTCTTACGAAAACTACTGACTCAGACAGGAAGCTGCTTCTGTAACAAAGAGGAAACCATTCAGTACATCAAACAGAAGATCAGGCAAAATCGCTTTCCAGAGAAATCCATGAATCTGTttcactgtctgaatgaactgggtgATGATTCACTGATGCAGGAGATCCAATATTATCTGGAATatggagaaataaaaaaagccaaACTCTCGTCTTCACAGTGGTCAGCTCTGGTTTATGTGTTGCTGACATCAGAACAGAAGATGGATGTGTTTGATCTAAAACCGTTTATTGGAGCTCAACATGCAGGAGATAGAGTTCTTCAGAAGCTGCTGCCTGTGGTTAAAGAATCCAgatcagttcagtaaataacactgaaaacaaTCACTCTACTCTCAAAACAttatcacatttttaattttagcatgTGCTTTCTTACCAAAGCATCAAAATGGGTGAAATCTCACAGAATCTCATTTCTGGTGGTGAGCAGGAGAGGTGTGTGAGACAAACATACTgagatgatgtttttttttgtgtctgtgtgagaGCTGATGATTGTAGTGCTCAGTGTGGAAGATAAAAAATTCAATTTGAGGGTGGACAAAACTGACAACTAATAGATTTGAACTTCTTGTGCTCTAATGGTGTATACACCGATCAGGCATAACATAATAACCATCTTCCTAATATTGCACTGGTCTCTCTTTTGCTGCCAAAACAGCCCTGACCCATCAAGGCATGGACTCCTCTAAACCCCTGAATGTGTGCTGTGGTATCTGGCACCAAGACTTTAGCAGCAGATCTTTAAGTCCTGTTAGTTGCGAGGTGGGGTCTCCATGGATCGGACTTGTTTGTTCAGCACATCCCACAGATGCTTGATTGGATTGAAATCTGGGGAATTTGGAGGCCAAATCAACACCTCAAACTTGTTGTGCTCCTCAAACCATTCCTGAACCATTGTTGCTTTGTGGCAGGGCACATTATCCTGATGAAAGAGGCCACAGCCATCCGGGAATACCGTTTCTATGAAAGGGGGTACATGGTCTGTAACAGTGCTTAGGTAGGTGGTACACTTCGAAGTATCATCCACATGGAGGGCAGGATGGATAGTTTTCCAGCATAACATTTCCCAAAGCATCTTGCCTTCTTCCCATAGTGCCTGGTGCCATGTGTTCCCCAGGAAAGCAATGCACCTGGCCATCCAtgtgatgtaaaataaaaatgtgattcatcagACCAGGCCACCTTCTTCTATTGCTCTGTGGTCCAGTTCTAATGCTCATGTGCCCACTGTTGGCACTTTTGGCGGTAGACATCCTGGGCACCCTGACAGGTATGCAGTTATGCAGCCCCACATACAATCAACTGTGATGCACAGTGTATTCTGACACCTTTCCATCAGAACCAGCATTAACTTAAGCAATTTGATCTATAGTAGCATGTCTTTTGGATTGGACCACATGGACCAGCCTTCGCTCCTCACGTGCATCAATGAGCTTTGATTGCCCATGAACCTGTCGCTGGGTCACCACTGTTTCTTTCTTTGGGCCACTTTTGATTGAtactgacatttacatttacatttattcatttagcagacgcttttatccaaagcgacttacaggtggggTCTGCTGACCTGCTGACCAGCTGACCACTGCAGACTGGGAACACCTCAAAAGAGCTGCAATTTTGCAGATGCTCTGACCCCCTCATCTATCCACCACAATTTGGCCTTTGTCAGAACCGCTCAAATCCTTACGCTTGCCCATTTTTCCTGATTCTAACACATCAAGTCTGAGAACAATAGTCTAATATATCCCACCCACTAACAGGTGCCATGATTAAGAGATAATCAGTGCTACTCAATTCATCTGTCAGTGGTAAAAATGTTATGCCAGATTGGTGTATGTAGGTTTTACTGTCTAAATTTGCTTAAAAGTTTGCTCATTGCAAAAGTTTCACATTTCTTTATTTGCAGCTGGTGTCTTTTATTAATGTATGCTTTTTTAATCTGTACAGGTTGGGTTGTTGTggtgaaggttgtgctgctctacCTAAAGAACAATTGACCACAGGCCtttgaattatttgaaaataatgcacacctgaGGTTTTCAATAATTCAAAGTACTGGAATcaattatttcacttttttcacattgtttattgtaaatttataagcattaaataattattttacattaatataaacactgaaacaataacaacaattgGCCACTGgcaatttataattttgttgaATGAAATCAGTTGGTACACCATCCATTTTACAGTACAGCTAAAAACAGAAAGGAATCTCTCATTATTATATCTTAAAACCTACTTGAATCAGAAAGGAATGTGGATGACCAAGGAAGTATGAGGTGCTTCAGAGCCCTGGGGTCTCATTTATAAAACTCTAAATAGTTTTCATCCTAAAAGTGTACGCATGcacaaaaattagattttgcaTGCACACAAAAGTTTTCAGATTTATAAAACCATGCAGACGCCAGAACCTGTGCAAAAATCCCTTTATAAAACCCAGTCAAGAGAAGATTGTGTGTACGTGCATTTCCACCTCGTCTCTTCCCAGAAATCACCATATATGGAGTTTACGATGCCTAGTTTTAGTATGCATAATTTTATCTGCATATCATTTCCATGCATATTCCTCTCCATGTGACACCGTGTTTAACACCGTCAAAGCTTCGAGACATTAAGGAAATATGAGATACGGACTATAAATACCATTTGTGCCATACACTTTAATTTTTATCCCTAAAAACCATCCAGTATTCCTGGTTATCTTTTAGAATAAATAGGTCTATATCAAAATACCcatgaaaataaaactgtttaaaattgttctcataaatattttagaatagagTTGCTCTCATTCTCTTCCACTGGCCAAATTGTAGCCTATTTAAATTGGTTTGAACAGTtacaatcaaatcaaatttatgcaGTTTTTGCTGATAAGGTGAACATCTTTTAGCtattgttgtgaatttttttcttagagaccaggagacgtttttggatatcttgaagcagaagtttctctttattcagttACTCGCTGCTTGgcactgcagtcttcaaaaagtCGTCTTCTCAAagctcagcacagcagagtatataggtttgaagggggaggagtacatagaggtggaagcaatctaaacaaagcatgcaaatgtggtacaggaaaacagctcagttaaagatttttcccagccttgatctatttagcatacaagtgtcattcaaatgcataggtgcttaaacaaaaggcacagttgtaccttgagattagaattcacacttaacttgggaaacctgccagatgttcaggaattgaaaggttactgtctcagggcctgggctgcctgctcttagactgtcacaatatacataacttttcagttcatgttgttatattggaacctataacaaatatgcataggattagcatattttaaacagattcttaaatttgtaatccttcagtCCCCTCTTTGAGAGTTCTAATAACTCTcacattattcaaatttaaacctCCATAAATCCATTCTACAGCatatgtttgttaacattaagccCCATCTTCCATTCATGTAACTTGAAATAGTTACAGGCACATGTATCTTATTCTGTGTCTTGTCCTAGATTTAATTAGGTGTAATAGTTCTTTTCAGAACCATAACTGTTGACACATGCGACATGGATGGTAACATGTCGTACAAGCTACATGTTGACACAGAAAACCATGTAGCGTAAGAGTGGAAGTCCTGACGTCCGTGGCGCCTGAATAGCTGTGTAGTCTGTAGTTTTCTGTAGTCCATTTCCCACGTAGATTCACTCGAATGACTCTTTGTCCTCGTGAAGCTTGTTCATGGATGTCTGAGGTGACTCTTTACTCCAGGATGCTGCTTTTGAAGACATCATGGCATGTACACATACCTGCAACAcaagaaaacagagaaacagcagACCAGCAGTATTCATGCATAGACATTTTTAGACTTCTGTTGATCGTATAGTGGTTTTAAGTCTAGTGATCGTATAGTGGTTTTGTTGACCTAGTCTTAAGTCATTTGACACCTATGGACCAGTGAGGTGGCCTGTGTGTCCTAGTCTGTCCCTGTAGTTGGTGTGCGAACCTAACTGTGCAATCACTCTATCCTCTAATGAAACATCAGTCATAGCAAACATCATAACCCATAGAGGACAGGTGAGTGACTGGAGtgtgctgtagtattgtttttgGCTGTGAGTGTACTTAACCAGAGTCCCCCAGTGGGAGGAAGTGATAGTGAACTTCCTTTTGTTCTATTTACAAAGAATCTTTTCATCTTTGTTGTAGATTACTGGGGTAATTAAGAACTCACAGCCTTAACAGTTAGCACCTCAGCAAGCTGCCCCACGAGTTTGGTGTGGTGGGGAGGGTCTGCTTCAGAGTTGCAAGCAGACTGAGTAGGAGCTGATTTACACTGTTCATTTCTCTTACATCTTGTTTTTTCTACACTCTTTCATCCAGAGTCCACGTTTACCACAGTAATGACAACTGCCCTCCCTCTTaggacatttatttttctgttggtTCTTTGTGTTGACCTGAAAGGATGCTGCTGCAATCTTTACTCTTGCTTTAACATCAGAGTCTCTTTCCCAAATAGCTAATATGTCTAGGTTACTTCTGAGAGTTTTGTTAGACCAAGTTAGATCTAGGAATGTCAAGGCTTTTCTGTACTCAGCTACAAGGCCATCTGACCAGATGCGGACTAGGGGTCCCTTGTCATCTAGCacactttcagaatcattaactATTCCACTGTAAGTTACAGCTGTCTGGCAGAACCTTTCAGTGTATTCATTCACTGTTTCTTCCTTCTTTTGCACACAGTTAGTGATTCTGGACCAGTCTATTTTGGGTCCCATGATATTCTTAagaattttcaaaacacctTCTCTCAATTCCgctttactggcatgttgtaattcagaagtaacagcagactcaaaactgttgaattcagattcagttagaATTTGTGACATCAGCTGTGTGACTTCTGCTAACGACATGTCGTAGAGACGCATTTTGCTAGTCAATGCTCttctaaattcagaaaaatttgtGCGTGCTGAGGGTAAGCTCTGGGATAGTCTCTCTATATCTTTAGGTCCTAGCGCTGTATGGACTGCTTGCAACTGGAGTCTGGGGGTTGCAGATGAAAGAGTTTCAACCCCTTCTACCCTACTCTGAGCCCTTTGTCTTGCTCCACATACTTcaactgcattta includes these proteins:
- the LOC127164503 gene encoding NACHT, LRR and PYD domains-containing protein 3, whose amino-acid sequence is MDETQTSGDEDYFPGFSAVHQKRSEPESSCVSMKSDQSMDPPMTFKSGDSQPRLNSVQQKRSEAESSCEFMRSDTSMVCQEQFKGGDSQPGLGHEVLNTFKSNLKKKFECLYEGTEMQGNPTLLNEIYTELYITESESGEISNEHEVRQIETQSRRTATEDTAIKCKDIFRPLPGQDKAIRTVLTKGVAGIGKTVSVQKFILDWAEGKENQDVQLIFPLPFREINLMKGKTLSLSGLLHVFFPETKEIEISSNGYKVLFIFDGLDECHPPLYFQRNKILRDANKETSVDVLLTNLIVGNLLPSALIWITSRPAAADLVPSECVHRVTEVRGFNDPQKEEYFRKRISDQSLANTIISHLKSSRSLYIMCHIPVFCWISATVLEKMLSRADSGEIPKTLTQMYTHFLILQTNIKHEKDYEKKVTDEDMILKLGKLAFQQLVKGNLIFYEEDLRECGIDETEASVYSGLCTQIFREEFVLYQGKVFSFVHLSIQEHLAALYAHLSCTINNIYVFDQTKQRLLHKTFNQKKYSSLSELHQRAVDEDLQNENGHLNLFLRFLLGLSIMSNQTLLRKLLTQTGSCFCNKEETIQYIKQKIRQNRFPEKSMNLFHCLNELGDDSLMQEIQYYLEYGEIKKAKLSSSQWSALVYVLLTSEQKMDVFDLKPFIGAQHAGDRVLQKLLPVVKESRSVQCGAVQVQVGQMTGMGWSRVQYPRLNPGAKETGQPLPEDSIPILLIHKQTRAALMLQTPGRAVCQCVPTEPLVRNKPAVGGLRGSKTGYLSITESTPDELEPRVGVAILRRVAVAVLRASCNMRRKHRPPQGRGPFQEPEAGSTEGFPTHSVSSAMPISGSGHVVHFVGVISNYVLRELDLSNNDLQDSGVKLLSGGLKNSKLEILRLESCNLTAQSCESLSSALQSSNCVLRELDLSNNDLQDSGVKLLCEGLKHCKLAILRLSGCMVTEEGCGYVSSALSSNPSHMRELDLSYNHPGDSGVRLLSEKLEDPNCSLDKFNVDHGGESRITAGIKKYACFLTLDPNTAHTELILSEDNRKVTRVRGHQRYHPDHPDRYNVWQVLCRESVCGRCYWEIECRGDVRISVSYKSISRKGWRKECWFGNNDQSWSLYCFPSSYVIKHNNIKTDLPVEPIRGKTEVYDDYIFRIGVYVDESAGTLSFYSVSDTMSLIHTVQTTFTQTLYPGFRFTIYPGSVKLC